The Bradyrhizobium sp. WBAH42 genome includes a window with the following:
- a CDS encoding DUF4142 domain-containing protein — translation MKRTIIALACMVLAGPALAQSLGEKTGVNSVLGVAPATADFVTQVAISDMFEIESSKLAQQKGNAEEKTFAQQMITDHTKTSSELKGLVGNGKVQATLPTALDSSHQSKIDKLKNASGKDFSSDYNSYQVSAHEDAVSLFERYAKGGDNAELKDWAGKTLPALKHHLDMAKNLGRAPSVGQTK, via the coding sequence ATGAAACGCACAATCATCGCGCTTGCCTGCATGGTTCTCGCAGGCCCGGCTCTCGCCCAGTCGCTCGGCGAAAAGACTGGCGTGAATTCGGTGCTCGGCGTTGCGCCTGCGACCGCCGACTTCGTGACCCAGGTCGCGATCAGCGACATGTTCGAGATCGAATCAAGCAAGCTTGCTCAGCAGAAGGGCAACGCGGAGGAGAAGACCTTCGCGCAGCAGATGATCACCGATCACACCAAGACGAGCAGCGAGCTCAAGGGACTGGTCGGCAATGGCAAGGTGCAGGCCACGCTGCCGACGGCGCTCGACAGCTCGCATCAGAGCAAGATCGACAAGCTCAAGAATGCGAGCGGCAAGGATTTCAGCTCGGACTACAATTCCTATCAGGTCAGCGCGCATGAAGATGCCGTGTCGCTGTTCGAACGTTACGCCAAGGGTGGCGACAATGCCGAGCTCAAGGATTGGGCCGGCAAGACACTCCCGGCGTTGAAGCACCACCTCGACATGGCCAAGAACCTCGGCAGGGCGCCGAGCGTCGGCCAAACCAAGTAA
- a CDS encoding thiamine pyrophosphate-requiring protein, producing the protein MSQTVSDFIIQRLHQWGVRHIFGYPGDGINGVFGAMNRADGKIGFVQARHEEMAAFMATAYAKFSGELGVCIATSGPGASHLVTGLYDALLDHQPVLAIVGQQARNALGGHYQQELDLLSMFKDVAGAYVVQASSPAQVRHLIDRSVRIALARRTPTVIILPNDLQEEPYEDPPRAHGTLHSGVGYSAPKVIPRDADLDRAAEILNAGKKVAMLVGAGALGATDDVIAVADRLSAGCAKALLGKAALPDDLPWVTGSIGLLGTEPSYNMMMECDTLLMVGSAFPYAEFLPKEGSARGVQIDIDASMMSIRFPMEVGLVGDAAETLRALLPRLKTRSDGAWRQSIQEDVAKWWKTLDDRAHQPAAPVNPQLVAWELSPRLPDRAIITSDSGSCANWFARDLKMRRGMTASLSGGLASMGAAVPYALAAKYAHPDRPVIALVGDGAMQMNNMAELITAAKYWRDWKDPRFIVCVFNNEDLNQVTWEQRIINGDPKFEASQRIPDVSYSRFAELIGLRGIFVDSPQLLGSAWEQALASEMPVVLEVKTDPEVPPLPPHITLQQAKNFSLALMKGDPNESGMIKGAARQVLESILPGKQ; encoded by the coding sequence CGGCATCAACGGCGTGTTCGGTGCGATGAACCGGGCCGACGGCAAGATCGGCTTCGTGCAGGCGCGGCACGAGGAGATGGCGGCGTTCATGGCGACCGCCTACGCGAAATTCTCGGGCGAGCTCGGTGTCTGCATTGCGACCTCCGGCCCCGGCGCCTCGCATCTCGTCACCGGGCTGTACGACGCGCTGCTCGATCACCAGCCGGTGCTGGCGATCGTCGGCCAGCAGGCTCGCAATGCGCTTGGCGGTCATTATCAGCAGGAGCTCGATCTTCTCTCGATGTTCAAGGACGTCGCAGGCGCCTATGTCGTGCAGGCCTCCTCGCCTGCACAAGTGCGACACCTGATTGATCGATCGGTGCGGATCGCACTGGCGCGGCGGACTCCGACCGTCATCATCTTGCCCAACGACTTGCAGGAGGAGCCTTACGAGGACCCGCCGCGCGCGCACGGCACGCTGCACTCCGGCGTCGGTTACAGCGCGCCTAAAGTCATCCCTCGTGATGCCGATCTCGACCGTGCCGCGGAGATCCTCAATGCCGGCAAGAAGGTCGCGATGCTCGTCGGCGCCGGCGCACTTGGCGCCACCGACGACGTCATTGCGGTCGCCGACCGGCTGTCGGCCGGCTGCGCCAAGGCATTGCTCGGCAAGGCAGCGCTGCCCGACGACCTGCCATGGGTCACCGGCTCGATCGGCCTGCTCGGCACCGAGCCCAGCTACAACATGATGATGGAATGCGACACGCTGCTGATGGTGGGCTCGGCCTTTCCCTACGCCGAATTCCTGCCGAAGGAAGGCAGCGCGCGCGGCGTGCAGATCGACATCGACGCCAGCATGATGTCGATCCGTTTTCCCATGGAGGTCGGCCTCGTCGGCGATGCCGCCGAGACGCTGCGCGCCTTGTTGCCACGGCTGAAAACCAGGAGCGACGGCGCCTGGCGCCAGAGCATCCAGGAGGACGTCGCGAAATGGTGGAAGACCTTGGATGACCGCGCGCATCAGCCCGCCGCGCCAGTCAATCCGCAGCTCGTCGCCTGGGAATTGTCTCCGCGCCTGCCCGACCGCGCCATCATCACCAGCGATTCCGGCTCATGCGCCAATTGGTTCGCGCGGGACCTCAAGATGCGGCGCGGCATGACGGCCTCGCTGTCCGGCGGCCTCGCCTCGATGGGCGCTGCGGTGCCTTACGCGCTCGCGGCCAAATACGCCCATCCCGACCGCCCCGTGATTGCACTCGTCGGCGACGGTGCCATGCAGATGAACAACATGGCCGAGCTGATCACCGCGGCGAAGTATTGGCGCGACTGGAAGGACCCGCGTTTCATCGTGTGCGTCTTCAACAACGAGGATCTCAATCAGGTCACCTGGGAGCAGCGCATCATCAACGGTGATCCCAAGTTCGAGGCTTCGCAGCGCATTCCCGATGTCTCCTATTCGCGCTTCGCCGAGCTGATCGGCCTGCGCGGCATCTTCGTCGACAGCCCACAGCTGCTCGGCTCGGCCTGGGAGCAGGCGCTTGCGAGCGAGATGCCCGTCGTGCTGGAGGTGAAAACCGATCCCGAGGTGCCGCCGCTGCCGCCGCACATCACCTTGCAGCAGGCGAAGAACTTTTCGCTCGCCCTGATGAAGGGCGACCCGAACGAAAGCGGGATGATCAAGGGAGCCGCGCGGCAGGTGCTGGAATCGATTCTGCCCGGAAAGCAATGA